Proteins co-encoded in one Halorussus lipolyticus genomic window:
- a CDS encoding VC_2705 family sodium/solute symporter, with translation MTFEPVPLDLLPDALNASFKAIPAVMVSGMLLLFLGIGYAFRVADTEDLWVAGRSIGNVENGMAIGANWMSAASYLGMAALIALSGYYGLAFVVGWSTGYFILLIFLAAQMRRFGKYTAPDFVGDRFDSDTARAIAALTTILIGFVYSVGQARGMGLVGIYVFGGDYVTMVVLLMGITVGYLALSGMLGATKNMAVQYVILIVAFLAGLYAVGFTQGYSTVLPQIEYGALLSELNSEFTEPFSTGGVYLWIATAFSLIVGTCGLPHVLVRFYTVESERTARWSTVWGLFFICLLYLSAPAFAAFGTDLYADKVGAVYGASGMSGAEGDVIVVLASQLANLPTWFVGLVAAGGIAAAIATTAGLFIAASSAAAHDIYTNIINSDATQREQLLIGRATIVVLGAIVTVTALDPPALVGELVALAFSLAGLVLFPMFFLGLWWENANREGALAGMTTGLLIWLGAVLNELVLATDAGPVVPLYAEVFPAVGAALAGTPIVFAVTIGVSLVTDEPPERIKRIVRQCHSPEPMGQQQSAEDVVSADGGQISGDD, from the coding sequence ATGACGTTCGAACCGGTCCCGCTGGACCTCCTGCCGGACGCGCTCAACGCCTCGTTCAAGGCGATTCCGGCGGTCATGGTCTCGGGCATGCTTCTGCTGTTCTTGGGCATCGGCTACGCCTTCCGGGTGGCCGACACCGAGGACCTCTGGGTCGCGGGTCGGTCCATCGGCAACGTCGAGAACGGGATGGCCATCGGCGCGAACTGGATGTCCGCGGCCTCCTACCTCGGGATGGCGGCGCTCATCGCGCTGTCGGGGTACTACGGACTGGCGTTCGTCGTCGGGTGGTCTACGGGCTACTTCATCCTCCTCATCTTCCTCGCCGCGCAGATGCGCCGGTTCGGGAAGTACACCGCGCCCGACTTCGTGGGCGACCGGTTCGACTCCGATACGGCCAGAGCCATCGCGGCGCTGACGACCATCCTCATCGGGTTCGTCTACTCGGTCGGACAGGCCCGCGGGATGGGACTGGTCGGCATCTACGTCTTCGGGGGCGACTACGTGACGATGGTCGTCCTGCTGATGGGGATTACGGTGGGCTATCTGGCGCTGTCGGGGATGCTCGGCGCGACGAAGAACATGGCCGTCCAGTACGTCATCCTCATCGTGGCCTTCCTCGCGGGCCTCTACGCAGTCGGGTTCACGCAGGGCTACTCGACTGTCCTGCCCCAAATCGAGTACGGCGCGCTCCTCTCGGAACTCAACAGCGAGTTCACCGAACCGTTCTCGACCGGCGGGGTCTACCTGTGGATTGCGACCGCGTTCTCGCTCATCGTCGGCACCTGCGGACTGCCTCACGTGCTGGTCCGGTTCTACACGGTCGAAAGCGAGCGGACTGCCCGGTGGTCCACCGTCTGGGGACTGTTCTTCATCTGTCTGCTCTACCTGAGCGCCCCCGCCTTCGCCGCGTTCGGGACCGACCTCTACGCCGACAAGGTGGGCGCGGTCTACGGCGCGAGCGGGATGAGTGGCGCTGAGGGCGACGTGATTGTGGTCTTGGCCTCGCAACTCGCCAACCTGCCGACGTGGTTCGTCGGTCTCGTCGCGGCGGGCGGCATCGCGGCGGCGATTGCGACGACCGCCGGCCTGTTCATCGCCGCATCGTCGGCCGCGGCCCACGACATCTACACCAACATCATCAACTCCGACGCAACTCAGCGCGAGCAGTTGCTAATCGGCCGAGCGACCATCGTCGTCCTCGGCGCTATCGTGACGGTGACGGCACTCGACCCGCCCGCGCTGGTCGGCGAACTGGTCGCGCTGGCGTTCTCGCTTGCCGGTCTGGTGCTGTTCCCGATGTTCTTCCTCGGTCTCTGGTGGGAGAACGCCAACCGGGAGGGTGCGCTCGCCGGGATGACGACCGGCCTCCTCATCTGGCTCGGCGCGGTGTTGAACGAACTCGTTCTGGCGACCGACGCCGGGCCGGTCGTGCCCCTCTACGCCGAGGTCTTCCCCGCGGTCGGGGCGGCGCTCGCCGGGACGCCAATCGTCTTCGCCGTCACCATCGGTGTCTCGCTGGTGACCGACGAACCGCCAGAGCGCATCAAGCGCATCGTCCGGCAGTGTCACAGTCCGGAACCGATGGGCCAACAGCAGAGCGCGGAAGACGTGGTTTCGGCCGACGGCGGCCAAATCTCGGGGGACGACTGA
- a CDS encoding DUF4212 domain-containing protein — protein MSDNNSQQSDNTSQERDEDASNRTVETDGGVATGGRSADTDYLDAQVNIFKPSTLFMRDHLRIVWTMFAVWALFVFGPVTATYLATDFMTSTTVMGFPLHYFATAIGAPTGALVLSFVYARKRDQLDEKYGIDHSGARAGPDAEAAATDGGSDR, from the coding sequence ATGTCAGATAATAACTCACAGCAGTCAGACAACACCTCCCAAGAGCGAGACGAGGACGCATCGAACCGCACAGTCGAGACTGACGGCGGCGTGGCGACCGGCGGGCGGTCCGCCGACACCGACTACCTCGACGCGCAGGTGAACATCTTCAAGCCATCGACGCTGTTCATGCGCGACCACCTCCGCATCGTCTGGACGATGTTCGCAGTGTGGGCGCTGTTCGTCTTCGGGCCGGTGACGGCGACGTATCTCGCCACCGACTTCATGACGAGTACGACCGTGATGGGCTTTCCCCTGCACTACTTCGCCACCGCAATCGGCGCGCCGACCGGGGCGCTGGTCCTGTCGTTCGTCTACGCCCGGAAGCGCGACCAGTTGGACGAGAAGTACGGCATCGACCACTCCGGCGCTCGGGCGGGTCCCGACGCCGAGGCCGCCGCGACTGACGGAGGGTCCGACCGATGA
- the acs gene encoding acetate--CoA ligase: MQEEQDVELEARLEDRERFEPPESFVEQANVSDDEIYETFDDEWPECWEQSADLLDWDEEYDTVLDDSNPPFYEWFTGGELNASANCLDRHLEDRGDEAAIEWVGEPTDEDNRTYTYAELHREVNEFASALREMGVGEDDVVTMYMPMVPELPIAMLACARIGAPHSVVFAGFSADALATRMESADSEYLVTCDGYYRRGDPLEHKAKADEGLEGVEHQVSDVVVVDRLGDAYDHPMAEDHHDYDALVADHEGAEVEPVARDAEDMLFLMYTSGTTGQPKGVKHTTGGYLAWAAWTSQAVLDIKPEDTYFCSADIGWITGHSYIVYGPLALGTTTMMYEGTPDHPERDRLWEIIEEYEATQLYTAPTAIRAFMKWGTEFPDEHDLSSLRLLGTVGEPINPRAWKWYYKHIGDESCPIIDTWWQTETGGMMVTTLPGVKDMKPGSAGPPLPGVDAQIIDPSGEEVDAGQAGHLTVQKPWPGMLRTLYNNDERYIEEYWAEYSDTDSDDPEDWVYFPEDGAKIDEDGYITVLGRVDDVLNVSGHRLGTMEIESAIVGVEGVAEAAVVGGNHDVKGEAVYAYVITEDGYEGDEQLRESIIEGVEDAIGPIARPEAVVFTPELPKTRSGKIMRRLLEDIANGEELGNTSTLRNPEVVEEIEAKVGDD, encoded by the coding sequence ATGCAGGAAGAACAAGACGTCGAACTCGAAGCCCGACTCGAAGACCGCGAGCGATTCGAACCGCCCGAGTCGTTCGTGGAGCAAGCGAACGTCTCCGACGACGAGATTTACGAGACGTTCGACGACGAGTGGCCCGAGTGCTGGGAGCAGTCCGCGGACCTGCTCGATTGGGACGAGGAGTACGACACGGTGCTGGACGACTCGAACCCGCCGTTCTACGAGTGGTTCACCGGCGGCGAGTTGAACGCTTCCGCCAACTGTCTGGACCGCCACCTCGAAGACCGAGGCGACGAGGCCGCAATCGAGTGGGTCGGCGAACCCACAGACGAGGACAACCGGACCTACACCTACGCGGAACTCCACCGCGAGGTCAACGAGTTCGCGTCTGCGCTCCGGGAGATGGGTGTCGGCGAGGACGACGTGGTAACGATGTACATGCCGATGGTACCCGAACTACCCATCGCCATGCTGGCCTGCGCCAGAATCGGCGCGCCCCACTCGGTCGTCTTCGCTGGCTTCTCCGCGGACGCCCTCGCCACCCGGATGGAGTCTGCCGACTCCGAGTACCTCGTGACCTGCGACGGCTACTACCGCCGAGGAGACCCCCTCGAACACAAGGCCAAGGCCGACGAGGGACTCGAAGGCGTCGAACACCAAGTCTCGGACGTGGTGGTCGTGGACCGCCTCGGCGACGCCTACGACCACCCGATGGCCGAGGACCATCACGACTACGACGCTCTCGTCGCCGACCACGAGGGTGCGGAGGTCGAACCGGTCGCCCGCGACGCCGAGGACATGCTGTTCCTGATGTACACATCCGGAACCACCGGGCAACCGAAGGGCGTCAAACACACCACGGGCGGATACTTGGCGTGGGCCGCGTGGACCTCCCAAGCGGTGCTGGACATCAAGCCCGAGGACACCTACTTCTGCTCGGCCGACATCGGGTGGATTACCGGCCATTCGTACATCGTCTACGGGCCTCTCGCACTCGGGACCACCACGATGATGTACGAGGGCACCCCGGACCACCCGGAACGCGACCGCCTCTGGGAAATCATCGAGGAGTACGAGGCCACCCAACTCTACACCGCGCCGACTGCGATTCGGGCCTTCATGAAGTGGGGCACCGAGTTCCCGGACGAACACGACCTGTCCTCGCTCCGTCTCCTCGGCACGGTCGGCGAACCCATCAACCCCCGCGCGTGGAAGTGGTATTACAAGCACATCGGCGACGAATCCTGCCCCATCATCGACACGTGGTGGCAGACCGAGACCGGCGGCATGATGGTCACGACACTGCCCGGCGTGAAGGACATGAAGCCCGGAAGCGCCGGGCCGCCCTTGCCGGGCGTTGACGCACAGATTATCGACCCCAGCGGCGAGGAGGTCGATGCCGGACAGGCAGGCCACCTCACGGTCCAAAAGCCGTGGCCCGGCATGCTTCGGACCCTCTACAACAACGACGAGCGCTACATCGAGGAGTACTGGGCGGAGTACTCCGACACCGATAGCGACGACCCCGAGGACTGGGTGTACTTCCCAGAAGACGGCGCGAAGATAGACGAAGACGGCTACATCACGGTCCTCGGACGTGTTGACGACGTGCTGAACGTCTCGGGCCACCGCCTCGGCACGATGGAAATCGAGAGCGCAATCGTCGGCGTCGAAGGGGTCGCCGAGGCCGCAGTCGTCGGCGGAAATCACGACGTGAAGGGCGAAGCGGTCTACGCCTACGTCATCACCGAAGACGGCTACGAGGGCGACGAGCAACTGCGCGAGAGTATCATCGAGGGCGTCGAGGACGCAATCGGCCCAATCGCTCGTCCCGAGGCAGTCGTGTTCACGCCCGAACTCCCCAAGACGCGCTCGGGCAAAATCATGCGCAGACTCCTCGAAGACATCGCTAACGGCGAGGAGCTAGGCAACACCTCCACCCTTCGGAACCCCGAGGTAGTCGAGGAAATCGAGGCGAAGGTCGGCGACGACTGA
- a CDS encoding bacterio-opsin activator domain-containing protein gives MGGEAREETADYLTTTEFERLRRRAETYREDLVVALAGRVGLRASEITRIRPADLCERRRGDEIHYLLAVPERDRETRDGDTGETDAEGSDIEPPTREAYVPQSVAHDLRKFANANDVGDDDPLVDVSARRVQMLVSEVADRTDDLRDVTCRDLRQHFARRLLADKAVPPRVVQRVGGWQSLQSLAPYLDEPTTAEVVDAFANRSPGRGRPARASRPPGAPQAPRTPRGRIDAGEARSRDLLDCASELGQALADASTAEDAERAVCDGLADTYRAVWVCDQRRETRTSAAPESAADLPRELIDSAEIPATDEAGESDDLPDVTVLESPTGVALSASSVAVTPLRSSETVHGLLVVAHDSFASADRTLLADAGRRVGRTLTAIARKQLLLDDTGVELSFRTTDPGVFLVAASADLGCEFDLEGVVPVEDHSLLYFVTARGAAVGDVLERVGEAEAVDEARLIRDYGEGALLEFAVSGESIAPTLVERGGTVRGLSVENGVADVSGVFSRRVDVRRVVEAIEEAFPETDLRSKREVEKPVQSAATVQQTVHDRITERQQTVLRAAYLAGYFEWPRGSTAEELAASMGVSSPTLHNHLRKAQQKVLDAVFDGPDRRVVDGERH, from the coding sequence ATGGGTGGCGAGGCACGCGAGGAGACCGCCGACTATCTCACGACGACCGAGTTCGAGCGCCTCCGGCGGCGGGCCGAGACCTACCGCGAGGACCTCGTGGTGGCGCTGGCCGGGCGCGTCGGTCTCCGGGCGTCGGAAATCACCCGGATTCGGCCCGCGGACCTCTGCGAGCGCCGCCGCGGTGACGAAATCCATTACCTCCTCGCGGTCCCCGAGCGCGACCGTGAGACGCGAGACGGGGATACCGGAGAAACCGACGCCGAAGGGTCCGACATCGAACCTCCGACCCGCGAGGCCTACGTCCCCCAATCGGTCGCCCACGACCTGCGGAAGTTCGCCAACGCAAACGACGTGGGTGACGACGACCCTCTCGTGGACGTGTCGGCCCGGCGCGTCCAGATGCTGGTCTCGGAAGTCGCCGACCGGACCGACGACCTGCGGGACGTGACCTGCCGGGACCTCCGCCAGCACTTCGCCCGGCGACTCCTCGCCGACAAGGCCGTCCCCCCGCGGGTCGTCCAGCGCGTCGGCGGGTGGCAGAGCCTCCAGAGCCTCGCGCCGTACCTCGACGAACCAACCACCGCCGAGGTCGTTGACGCCTTCGCTAACCGGTCGCCCGGCCGCGGACGCCCTGCCCGCGCTTCCCGACCGCCCGGAGCGCCGCAAGCGCCCCGAACGCCGCGAGGACGAATCGACGCCGGCGAGGCGAGAAGTCGGGACCTCCTCGACTGCGCCAGCGAACTCGGGCAAGCCCTCGCGGACGCCTCCACCGCCGAGGACGCCGAACGCGCCGTCTGCGACGGACTCGCCGACACCTACCGAGCGGTCTGGGTCTGCGACCAGCGCAGAGAGACCCGGACCAGCGCCGCGCCAGAATCTGCCGCCGACCTGCCCCGCGAACTCATCGACTCGGCGGAGATACCGGCGACCGACGAGGCCGGTGAGTCCGACGACCTGCCCGACGTGACGGTCCTCGAATCGCCGACCGGCGTGGCGCTGTCGGCCTCCTCGGTCGCGGTCACGCCGCTCCGGTCGAGCGAGACCGTCCACGGCCTGCTGGTGGTCGCCCACGACTCGTTCGCGTCGGCCGACCGGACCCTGCTGGCCGACGCCGGACGCCGGGTCGGCCGGACGCTGACCGCCATCGCGCGAAAGCAACTCCTGCTGGACGACACCGGCGTCGAACTCTCCTTCCGGACCACCGACCCCGGCGTGTTCCTCGTGGCGGCCTCCGCGGATTTGGGGTGCGAGTTCGACCTCGAAGGCGTCGTGCCCGTCGAGGACCACTCCCTGCTATACTTCGTGACCGCCCGCGGGGCCGCGGTCGGCGACGTGCTGGAACGAGTCGGCGAGGCCGAGGCCGTGGACGAGGCCCGCCTCATCCGGGACTACGGCGAGGGCGCGCTCCTCGAATTCGCCGTCTCCGGCGAGTCGATTGCGCCGACGCTGGTCGAGCGCGGCGGCACCGTCCGGGGCCTCTCGGTCGAGAACGGCGTCGCCGACGTGTCGGGGGTCTTCTCCCGGCGCGTGGACGTTCGCCGCGTCGTGGAAGCCATCGAGGAGGCCTTCCCGGAGACGGACCTGCGCTCGAAGCGCGAGGTCGAGAAGCCAGTCCAGAGCGCCGCCACGGTCCAACAGACCGTCCACGACCGCATCACCGAGCGCCAGCAGACCGTCCTCCGGGCGGCCTACCTCGCGGGCTATTTCGAGTGGCCCCGCGGAAGCACCGCCGAGGAGTTGGCGGCCTCGATGGGAGTCTCGTCGCCGACGCTCCACAACCACCTCCGGAAGGCCCAGCAGAAGGTGCTGGACGCGGTGTTCGACGGCCCGGACCGCCGGGTCGTGGACGGCGAGCGACACTAA
- a CDS encoding acetate--CoA ligase: MADGSPDRTTRGDDWVRPPESFVRTANVTAADRDAFREKDWPECWERPADLLDWDREFDSVLESDEITRWFPGGRLNAAYNCVDRHVEAGRGDETAVTWEGKLGETREYTYRELAEEVEAFSAALRELGVGEDDVVTLYLPMIPELPVAMLACARIGAPHSVVFAGFSADALATRLDGADSEFLVTCDGYYRRGAALDLKRRADNACVSVDHEVEQVVVNRLDDGRAMGADHAYADLVDAHAGASVEPVSRSADDLLFLIYTSGTTGEPTLVRHTTGGYLTHVAWTSHAVLDLGPDDTHWCSADVGWITGHSYAVYGPLALGATTVLYEGTSDSPETDRLWDIIERNAVDVFYTAPTAIRAFMKWGEQHPESHDLSSLRLLGTVGEPIDATAWHWYRNHVGDGECPVVDTWWQTETGGMVLSTLPGVDRMRPGAVGKSLPGIETAVVDETGEEVPAGESGQLVVTRPWPGMARSLCEGTDWGARRTRTVDGEWRYATGDNAVRDDDGYVHLLGRADDVLKISGRRLSTTEIESAIVGVDGVAEAAVVVRDETDALADPEIHAFVSPESNVAGDDGLRERVGTAVADAIGPVAAPDVVTFAPSLPKTRSGKVVRRYLAAIANGEDLGDTSALRNPEVVGELESLLDR; the protein is encoded by the coding sequence ATGGCCGACGGCAGTCCGGACCGGACGACTCGCGGGGACGACTGGGTGAGACCGCCGGAGTCGTTCGTCCGAACAGCGAACGTCACCGCGGCAGACCGCGACGCCTTCCGCGAGAAGGACTGGCCCGAGTGCTGGGAGCGCCCGGCGGACCTGCTGGACTGGGACCGGGAGTTCGATTCGGTGTTGGAGTCGGACGAAATCACGCGCTGGTTCCCCGGCGGGCGTCTCAACGCCGCGTACAACTGCGTGGACCGCCACGTCGAGGCGGGCCGGGGCGACGAGACGGCCGTGACGTGGGAGGGGAAACTCGGCGAGACCCGCGAGTACACCTACCGGGAACTCGCCGAGGAGGTCGAGGCCTTCTCCGCGGCGCTCCGGGAGTTGGGCGTCGGCGAGGACGACGTGGTGACCCTCTACCTGCCGATGATTCCCGAACTGCCGGTGGCGATGCTGGCCTGCGCCAGAATCGGCGCGCCCCACTCAGTCGTGTTCGCCGGGTTCTCGGCGGACGCGCTGGCGACCCGACTGGACGGCGCTGACTCCGAATTTCTGGTGACCTGCGACGGTTACTACCGGCGCGGGGCCGCCCTCGACCTGAAACGCCGGGCCGACAACGCCTGCGTCTCGGTGGACCACGAAGTCGAACAGGTCGTGGTGAACCGCCTCGACGACGGCCGGGCGATGGGTGCGGACCACGCCTACGCCGACCTCGTGGACGCTCACGCCGGGGCCTCGGTCGAACCGGTCTCCCGGTCGGCAGACGACCTGCTGTTTCTCATCTACACCTCGGGGACGACCGGCGAACCCACGCTGGTCCGCCACACCACCGGCGGGTACCTGACTCACGTCGCGTGGACCAGCCACGCGGTCCTCGATTTGGGTCCCGACGACACCCACTGGTGTTCGGCCGACGTGGGGTGGATTACCGGCCACTCCTACGCGGTCTACGGTCCCCTCGCCCTCGGCGCGACGACGGTGCTGTACGAGGGCACCTCCGACAGCCCCGAGACCGACCGGCTCTGGGACATCATCGAGCGCAACGCGGTGGACGTGTTCTACACCGCGCCGACCGCGATTCGGGCGTTCATGAAGTGGGGCGAACAGCATCCCGAGAGTCACGACCTCTCCTCGCTACGCTTGCTGGGCACCGTCGGCGAACCCATCGACGCGACGGCGTGGCACTGGTACCGGAACCACGTCGGCGACGGCGAGTGCCCGGTGGTGGACACGTGGTGGCAGACCGAAACCGGCGGGATGGTCCTCTCGACGCTCCCCGGCGTGGACCGGATGCGTCCCGGCGCGGTGGGCAAGAGTCTCCCCGGAATCGAGACCGCAGTCGTGGACGAGACGGGCGAGGAGGTCCCTGCCGGCGAGTCGGGCCAACTGGTCGTGACTCGGCCGTGGCCGGGGATGGCCCGGTCGCTCTGCGAGGGCACCGACTGGGGGGCGCGCCGGACCCGAACGGTAGACGGCGAGTGGCGGTACGCCACCGGGGACAACGCGGTCCGCGACGACGACGGCTACGTGCATCTCCTCGGGCGGGCCGACGACGTGCTGAAAATCTCGGGGAGACGCCTCAGCACGACCGAAATCGAGTCCGCCATCGTCGGCGTCGATGGCGTGGCCGAGGCCGCGGTGGTCGTCCGCGACGAGACCGACGCGCTCGCTGACCCCGAAATCCACGCCTTCGTCAGCCCCGAATCGAACGTCGCGGGCGACGACGGCCTTCGAGAGCGCGTCGGCACCGCCGTCGCCGACGCAATCGGTCCCGTCGCGGCCCCCGACGTGGTGACGTTCGCCCCCTCGCTCCCCAAGACGCGCTCGGGGAAGGTCGTCCGGCGCTATCTCGCGGCCATCGCCAACGGCGAGGACCTCGGCGACACCTCCGCGCTCCGGAATCCGGAGGTCGTCGGCGAACTGGAGTCGCTTCTGGACCGGTAG
- the mutS gene encoding DNA mismatch repair protein MutS, with product MVAVSEANEVGGIVGEFLSLKAETDADYLVMQVGDFYEFFGEDAEEVADLLDLKVSQKSSHGSNYPMAGVPVDKLTPHLKQLVERGYRVAIADQHETPDGHAREITRVVTPGTLLETTDADAQYLASVVRVAPEEYGLAFADVTTGRFLVTEVQAEDADTAADRVFTELYRFDPVEVLPGPEVRNDDALLARLREQTDATLTLHRADAFAPGRATHETKEQFGQETLASVGLDDGGTTTNEQPAVQSAGALLSYVEETGTGVTSSMTRLQSYEGDDHVSLDATTQRNLELTETMQGDRDGSLFATIDHTVTSPGKRLLKEWLQRPRRDLPTLRQRADSVAAFADSALARETVRETLDDAYDLERLASKSAHGSADARDLLRVRETLALLPEVADAISSDPTLADSPLAEIVARPDREAAAELREELGAIVADPPGTVTEGGLFRRGHDPELDELIDQHDEAEEWLATLDDREKRKTGITHLTVDRNKTDGYYIQVGNSETDHVPDRYDRLKSLKNSERYTTDELDERERQILRLEEQRGELEYELFSELREEVAEEADLLQSVGRVLAEIDALASLAVHAVENDWVRPTLREAGNLDIEAGRHPVVERTTEFVPNDLRMTDERQFLVVTGPNMSGKSTYMRQVALIALLGQIGSFVPAKSADIGLVDGIYTRVGALDELAQGRSTFMVEMQELSNILHSATEDSLVILDEVGRGTATYDGISIAWSATEYLHNEVRAKTLFATHYHELTTLADHLDRVHNVHVAVDGEPPSSSGTGSRPADESDGDVTFLRTVEEGPTDRSYGIHVADLAGVPNPVVDRSRDVLAKLREEEAIEAKGGTGGGSGDTKQVVFDVGSGQMTQSETASADESEPTDDLREEFGDDAEEVLEEIADLSVGETAPVELLNEVQAWKERLQTDR from the coding sequence GTGGTCGCCGTGTCTGAAGCCAACGAGGTCGGGGGTATCGTCGGCGAGTTTCTCTCGCTCAAGGCCGAGACCGACGCCGACTACCTCGTGATGCAGGTCGGGGACTTCTACGAGTTCTTCGGCGAGGACGCCGAGGAGGTCGCGGACCTGCTAGACCTCAAAGTCTCCCAGAAGTCGTCTCACGGGTCGAACTACCCGATGGCGGGCGTGCCGGTGGACAAACTCACGCCCCACCTCAAGCAGTTGGTCGAGCGCGGCTACCGGGTCGCCATCGCGGACCAGCACGAGACCCCCGACGGCCACGCCCGAGAAATCACTCGCGTCGTCACCCCCGGCACCCTGCTGGAAACCACGGACGCCGACGCCCAGTATCTCGCCAGCGTCGTCCGGGTCGCGCCCGAGGAGTACGGACTCGCCTTTGCGGACGTGACCACTGGCCGATTCCTCGTGACGGAAGTCCAAGCCGAGGACGCCGACACCGCCGCGGACCGCGTGTTCACCGAACTCTACCGCTTCGACCCGGTAGAGGTCCTGCCGGGTCCCGAGGTTCGCAACGACGACGCGCTCCTCGCTCGCCTCCGCGAGCAAACCGACGCGACGCTCACCCTCCACCGCGCCGACGCCTTCGCGCCGGGCCGAGCGACCCACGAGACCAAAGAACAGTTCGGGCAGGAGACGCTGGCCAGCGTCGGCTTGGACGACGGCGGAACGACCACGAACGAACAGCCAGCGGTGCAGTCTGCGGGCGCGCTCCTCTCCTACGTCGAGGAGACCGGAACCGGCGTGACCTCCTCGATGACTCGCCTCCAGTCCTACGAGGGCGACGACCACGTTTCGCTCGACGCCACGACCCAGCGCAACCTCGAACTCACCGAGACGATGCAGGGCGACCGCGATGGCTCGCTGTTTGCTACCATCGACCACACCGTGACGAGTCCGGGCAAGCGCCTGCTGAAGGAGTGGCTTCAGCGTCCTCGCAGGGACCTGCCGACGCTCCGCCAGCGCGCCGATTCGGTGGCGGCGTTTGCCGACTCCGCGCTGGCCCGTGAGACGGTCCGCGAGACCTTAGACGACGCCTACGACCTCGAACGACTGGCGAGCAAGTCGGCCCACGGGAGCGCCGACGCTCGGGACCTCCTGCGAGTTCGGGAGACGCTGGCGCTCCTGCCCGAGGTCGCAGACGCTATCTCGTCGGACCCCACCCTCGCAGACTCGCCCCTCGCCGAAATCGTCGCCCGGCCCGACCGGGAGGCCGCCGCGGAACTGCGCGAGGAGTTGGGCGCAATCGTGGCCGACCCGCCGGGGACCGTCACCGAGGGCGGCCTCTTTCGCCGGGGCCACGACCCGGAACTGGACGAACTCATCGACCAGCACGACGAGGCCGAGGAGTGGCTTGCCACCCTCGACGACCGCGAGAAGCGCAAGACCGGCATCACCCACCTCACGGTTGACCGGAACAAGACCGACGGCTACTACATCCAAGTCGGCAACTCCGAGACCGACCACGTGCCCGACCGCTACGACCGCCTCAAGAGCCTCAAAAACTCCGAGCGATACACCACCGACGAGTTGGACGAGCGCGAGCGACAGATTCTCCGCCTCGAAGAACAGCGCGGCGAACTGGAGTACGAACTGTTCTCCGAGTTGCGCGAGGAGGTTGCAGAGGAGGCCGACCTCCTGCAGTCGGTGGGCCGCGTCCTCGCCGAAATCGACGCGCTGGCCAGCCTCGCGGTCCACGCCGTCGAGAACGACTGGGTTCGCCCCACCCTCCGAGAAGCCGGGAACCTCGACATCGAGGCGGGCCGCCACCCGGTCGTGGAGCGCACCACCGAGTTCGTCCCCAACGACTTGCGGATGACCGACGAGCGCCAGTTTCTGGTCGTGACCGGCCCGAACATGTCGGGGAAATCGACCTACATGCGACAGGTCGCGTTGATTGCGCTCCTCGGTCAAATCGGGAGCTTCGTCCCCGCGAAGTCGGCCGACATCGGCCTCGTGGACGGTATCTACACCCGAGTCGGCGCGCTGGACGAACTCGCGCAGGGACGCTCGACCTTCATGGTCGAGATGCAGGAGCTATCGAACATCCTCCACTCCGCCACCGAGGACTCGCTCGTGATTCTGGACGAGGTGGGCCGGGGAACCGCGACCTACGACGGCATCTCGATTGCGTGGTCCGCGACCGAGTACCTCCACAACGAGGTCCGGGCCAAGACCCTGTTCGCCACTCACTACCACGAACTCACCACCCTCGCGGACCACCTCGACAGGGTTCACAACGTCCACGTCGCGGTCGACGGCGAACCGCCGTCTTCCAGCGGGACCGGGTCCCGCCCGGCGGACGAGTCCGATGGCGACGTGACTTTCCTCCGGACCGTCGAGGAGGGACCGACCGACCGGTCCTACGGCATCCACGTCGCGGACCTCGCAGGCGTGCCGAACCCGGTCGTGGACCGGTCGCGCGACGTGCTGGCCAAACTCCGCGAGGAGGAGGCCATCGAGGCCAAGGGCGGAACCGGAGGCGGTTCCGGCGACACGAAGCAGGTGGTCTTCGACGTGGGGAGCGGCCAGATGACGCAGAGCGAAACGGCGTCGGCCGACGAGTCCGAACCGACCGACGACCTGCGCGAGGAGTTCGGCGACGACGCCGAGGAGGTCCTCGAAGAAATCGCCGACCTCTCGGTGGGCGAGACGGCACCCGTGGAACTGCTGAACGAGGTGCAGGCGTGGAAAGAGCGACTGCAAACCGACCGATGA